A region of Peromyscus eremicus chromosome 17, PerEre_H2_v1, whole genome shotgun sequence DNA encodes the following proteins:
- the LOC131894252 gene encoding LOW QUALITY PROTEIN: heterogeneous nuclear ribonucleoprotein A3-like (The sequence of the model RefSeq protein was modified relative to this genomic sequence to represent the inferred CDS: inserted 2 bases in 1 codon; deleted 1 base in 1 codon): MEVKLPPGRPQPDSGRRRRRRGEEGHDSKTPEQLRKLFIGGLSFETTDDSLREHSEKWGTLTDCVVMRDPQTKHSRGFSFVTYSCVEEVDAVICARPHKVDGRVVEPKRAVSREDSVKPGAHLTVKKIFVGGIKEDTEEYNLRDYFEKYGKIETIEVMEDRQSGKKRGFAFVTFDDHDTVDKIVVQKYHTINWRHCEVKKALSKQEMQSAGSQRGRGGGSXGGDFGGGGGKFSRGGNFGGRGGYGGGGGGSRGRYGGGDGGYNGFGGDGGNYGGGPGYSSRGGYGGGGPGYGNQGGGYGGGGGGYDGYNEGGNFGGGNYGGGGDYNDFGNYSGQQQSNYGPMKGGSFGGRSSGGPYGGGYGSDGGSGGYGSRNQILLHVLVRGDTGEVEVDEKGDLDAAQDATANIEPAPACADDTGEALNPIQDADIIFDSANPTENIGHIM; the protein is encoded by the exons ATGGAGGTAAAACTGCCGCCCGGTCGCCCCCAGCCTGACTCCggccgtcgccgccgccgccggggggAGGAGGGCCATGATTCAAAGACACCAGAACAGTTGAGGAAGCTGTTTATTGGTGGTCTGAGCTTTGAAACCACAGATGATAGCTTAAGAGAACATTCTGAGAAATGGGGCACACTTACAGACTGTGTGGTAATGAGAGATCCCCAAACAAAACATTCCAGGGGCTTTAGTTTTGTGACCTACTCTTGTGTTGAAGAGGTGGATGCTGTAATCTGTGCTCGTCCACACAAGGTTGATGGGCGTGTGGTGGAACCGAAGAGAGCTGTTTCTAGAGAGGATTCTGTAAAGCCTGGTGCCCATTTAACTGTGAAGAAAATTTTTGTTGGTGGTATTAAAGAAGATACAGAAGAATATAATCTGAGAGACTACTTTGAAAAGTATGGCAAAATCGAAACCATAGAAGTTATGGAAGACAGGCAGAGTGGAAAAAAGAGAGGATTTGCTTTTGTAACTTTTGATGATCATGACACAGTTGATAAAATTGTTGTTCAGAAATACCACACTATTAACTGGCGTCACTGTGAAGTG AAAAAGGCCCTTTCTAAACAAGAGATGCAGTCTGCTGGATCACAGAGAGGTCGTGGAGGTGGGTC TGGAGGAGActttggaggtggtggaggtaaGTTTAGTCGTGGTGGAAACTTTGGTGGAAGAGGAGGctatggtggtggaggtggtggcagcagaggtaggtatggaggtggtgatggtggatatAATGGATTTGGAGGTGATGGTGGCAACTATGGTGGTGGTCCTGGTTACAGTAGTAGAGGAGGCTATGGTGGTGGTGGACCAGGATATGGAAACCAAGGTGGTGgatatggtggtggtggaggaggataCGATGGTTACAACGAAGGAGGAAATTTTGGTGGAGGTAactatggtggtggtggggattatAATGACTTTGGAAATTATAGTGGACAACAGCAATCAAATTATGGGCCCATGAAAGGGGGCAGTTTTGGTGGAAGAAGCTCAGGTGGTCCCTATGGTGGTGGCTATGGATCTGATGGTGGAAGTGGTGGATATGGTagcagaaa CCAAATCCTTCTGCATGTGCTGGTGAGAGGTgacactggagaggtggaggtggaTGAGAAAGGTGACTTGGATGCGGCTCAGGATGCTACTGCCAACATTGAGCCAGCTCCTGCATGTGCTGATGACACTG GTGAAGCTCTGAATCCTATTCAGGATGCTGACATAATTTTTGATTCTGCAAATCCAACTGAAAACATTGGCCATATAATGTGA